gtgttaacacatacttgttaacttcatcacttactctaacatgctggagaatataacataataaacaacagtgttaacacatacttgttaacttcatcacttacactaacatgttggagaatataacataataaacaacagtgttaacacatacttgttaacttcatcacttactctaacatgctggagaatataagataataaacaacagtgttaacacatacttgttaacttcatcacttacactaacatgctggagaatataacataataaacaacagtgttaacacatacttgttaacttcatcacttacactaacatgctggagaatataacataataaacaacagtgttaacacatacttgttaacttcatcacttacactaacatgctggtgaatataacataataaacaacagtgttaacacatacttgttaacttcatcacttacactaacatgctggagaatataacataataaacgacagtgttaacacatacttgttaacttcatcacttacactaacatgcaggAGAATATAagataataaacaacagtgttaacacatacttgttaactttatcacttacactaacatgcaggagaatataacataataaacaacagtgttaacacatacttgttaacttcatcacttacactaacatgcaggagaatataacataataaacaacagtgttaacacatacttgttaactttatcacttacactaacatgcaggagaatataacataataaacaacagtgttaacacatacttgttaacttcatcacttacactaacatgttggagaatataacataataaacaacagtgttaacacatacttgttaacttcatcacttacactaacatgcaggagaatataacataataaacaacagtgttaacacatacttgttaactttatcacttacactaacatgcaggagaatataacataataaacaacagtgttaacacatacttgttaacttcatcacttacactaacatgcaggagaatataacataataaacaacagtgttaacacatacttgttaacttcatcacttacactaacatgcaggagaatataacataataaacaacagtgttaacacatacttgttaacttcatcacttacactaacatgctggtgAATATAACatgataaacaacagtgttaacacatacttgttaacttcatcacttacactaacatgctggagaatataacataataaacaacagtgttaacacatacttgttaacttcatcacttacactaacaagttggagaatataacataataaacaacagtgttaacacatacttgttaacttcatcacttacattAACATGCAGgagaatataatataataaacaacagtgttaacacatacttgttaacttcatcacctacactaacatgctggagaatataacataataaacaacagtgttaacacatacttgttaacttcatcacttacactaacatgctggagaatataacataataaacaacagtgttaacacatacttgttaacttcatcacctACACTAACATgcaggagaatataacataatgaacaacagtgttaacacatacttgttaacttcatcacttacactaacatgcttgagaatataacataataaacaacagtgttaacacatacttgttaacttcatcacttacactaatatgctggagaatataacataataaacaacagagttaacacatacttgttaacttcatcacttacactaacatgctggagaatataacataataaacaacagagttaacacatacttgttaacttcatcacttacactaacatgctggagaatataacataataaacaacagagttaacacatacttgttaacttcatcacttacactaacatgctggagaatataacataataaacaacagtgttaacacatacttgttaacttcatcacttacactaacatgctggagaatataacataataaacaacagagttaacacatacttgttaacttcatcacttacactaacatgctggagaatataacataataaacaacagagttaacacatacttgttaacttcatcacttacactaacatgctggagaatataacataataaacaacagagttaacacatacttgttaacttcatcacttacactaacatgctggagaatataacataataaggAACagagttaacacatacttgttaacttcaccacttacactaacatgcaggagaatataacataatgaATAATagagttaacacatacttgttaacttcatcacttacactaacatgctggagaagaATATAACATAAACAACagagttaacacatacttgttaacttcatcacttacactaacatgctggagaagaatataacataataaacaagagAGTTAACACATatttgttaacttcatcacttacactaacatgctggagaagaatataacataataaacaagagagttaacacatacttgttaagtTCATCAgctacactaacatgctggagaagaatataacataataaacaagagagttaacacatacttgttaagtTCATCAGCTACACTGAAGGTCTCCCACACTGCAGATCGTTGTTCTCCTTGCAGGTTGGTAGCGATCACCTTGAGTCGGTAACGATGACCTCCGCTAGTCAGGGCGTGAAGGTTGTCATTACCTGCAGGTGATCACAACACTCTGACATTCACAATCTTCACTGATAATGTAACGTTATCAACATGTACATTATATGTACTTCATAACATGTACTCTCTAcacaacatgaactacaacacaacacacacagctacatgaactacaacacaacacacacagctacatgaactacaacactacacacacagcaacatgaactacaacacaacacacacagctacatgaactacaacacaacacacacagctacatgaactacaacactacacacacagctacatgaactacaacacaacacacacagctacatgaactacaacacaacacacacagctacatgaactacaacacaacacacacagctacatgaactacaacactacacacacagctacatgaactacaacactacacacacagctacatgaactacaacacaacacacacagctacatgaactacaacacaacacacacagcaacatgaactacaacacaacacacacagcaacatgaactacaacactacacacagagctacatgaactacaacactacacacagagctacataaactacaacactacacacagagctacataaactacaacactacacacagagctacatgaacttcaacacaacacagacagcaacatgaactacaacacaacatacacagcaacatgaactacaacactacacacagagctacatgatctacaacacaacacacacagcaacatgaaatacaacacaacacacacagctacatgaactacaacacaacacacacagctacatgaactacaacacaacacacacagcaacatgaactacaacacaacacacacagcaacatgaaatacaacacaacacacacagctacatgaactacaacacaacacacacagcaacatgaaatacaatacaacacacacagctacatgaactacaacacaacacacagagcaacatgaactacaacacaacatacagagcaacatgaactacaacacaacagacacagctacatgaactacaacacaacacagagagctacatgaactacaacacaacacacatagatacatgaactacaacacaacacacagagctacatgaactacaacacaacacacagagctacatgaactacaacacaacacacacagaaacatgaactacaacacaacacacacagctacatgaactacaacacaacacagagagctacatgaactacaacacaacacagacagcaacatgaactacaacacaacacacacagcaacatgaactacaacactacacacagagctacatgatctacaacacaacacacacagcaacatgaaatacaacacaacacacacagctacatgaactacaacacaacacactcagctacatgaactacaacacaacacacacagcaacatgaactacaacacaacacacacagcaacatgaaatacaacacaacacacacagctacatgaactacaacacaacacacacagcaacatgaactacaacactacacacagagctacatgaactacaacacaacacacacagctacatgaactacaacacaacacacacagctacatgaactacaacacaacacacacagcaacatgaaatacaacacaacacacacagctacatgaactacaacacaacacacacagctacatgaactacaacacaacacacacagctacatgaactacaacacaacacacacagctacatgaactacaacacaacacactcagctacatgaactacaacacaacacacacagcaacatgaactacaacacaacacacacagcaacatgaaatacaacacaacacacacagctacatgaactacaacacaacacacacagcaacatgaaatacaacacaacacacacagcaacatgaactacaacactacacacagagctacatgatctacaacacaacacacacagcaacatgaaatacaacacaacacacacagcaacatgaaatacaacacaacacacacagctacatgaattacaacacaacacacacagcaacatgaactacaacacaacacacacagcaacatgaaatacaacacaacacacacagctacatgaactacaacacaacacacacagcaacatgaaatacaacacaacacacacagctacatgaactacaacacaacacgcagagcaacatgaactacaacacaacacacagagcaacatgaactacaacacaacatacagagcaacatgaactacaacacaacacacacagctacatgaactacaacacaacacagagagctacatgaactacaacacaacacacatagatacatgaactacaacacaacacacagagctacatgaactacaacacaacacacagagcaacatgaactacaacacaacacacacagaaacatgtactacaacacaacacacacagctacatgaactacaacacaacacacacagctacatgaactacaacacaacacagagagctacatgaactacagcacaacacacatagatacatgaactacaacacaacacacagagctacatgaactacaacacaacacacacagcaacatgaactacaacacaacacacagagctacatgaactacaacacaacacacacagctacatgaactacaacacaacacacacagcaacatgaactacaacacaacacacagagcaacatgaactacaacacaacacagagagctacatgaactacaacacaacacacatagatacatgaactacaacacagcacacagagctacatgaactacaacactacacacagagctacatgaactacagcACATCacacagagctacatgaactacaacacaacacacagagctacatgaacttcaacacaacacacagagctacatgaactacaacacaacacacagagctacatgaactacaacagaacacagagctacatgaactacaacacaacacacacagctacatgaacaacaacacaacacacacagctacatgaactacaacacaatacaaacagctacatgaactacaacacaacacacagagctacatgaactacaacacaacacacacagctacatgaactacaacacaacacacacagttacatgaagtacaacacaacacacacagctacatgaactacaacacaacacacacagctacatgaactacaacacaacacaaacagctacatgaactacaacacaacacacacagctacatgaactacaacacaacacacacagctacatgaactacaacacaacacacagagctacatgaactacaacacaacacaaagagctacatgaactacaacacaacacacacagctacatgaactacaacacaacacacacagctacatgaactacaacacaacacacacagctacataaactacaacacaacacacacagctacatgaactacaacacaacacacacagctacatgaactacaacacaacacagacagcaacatgaactacaacacaacacagacagctacatgaactacaacacaacacacacagctacatgaactacaacacaacacacacagctacatgaactacaacacaacacagacagcaacatgaactacaacacaacacacacagctacatgaactacaacacaacacacacagcaacatgaactacaacacaacacacacagcaacatgaactacaacacaacacacacagcaacatgaactacaacactacacgcagagctacatgaactacaacactacacacagagctacatgaactacgaCACTACACACAGAggtacatgaactacaacacaacacacagagctacatgaactacgaCACTACACACAGAggtacatgaactacaacacaacacacagagctacatgaactacaacactacacacagagctacatgaactacaacacaacacagacagcaatatgaactacaacacaacacacacagctacatgaactacaacacaacacagacagcaacatgaactacaacacaacacacacagcaacatgaactacaacactacacacagagctacatgatctacaacacaacacacacagcaacatgaaatacaacacaacacagagagctacatgaactacaacacaacacacatagatacatgaactacaacacaacacacagagctacatgaactacaacacaacacacagagctacatgaactacaacacaacacacacagctacatgaactacaacacaacacacacagctacatgaactacaacacaacacacacagaaacatgaactacaacacaacacacacagctacatgaactacaacacaacacagagagctacatgaactacaacacaacacagacagcaacatgaactacaacacaacacacacagcaacatgaactacaacacaacacacacagcaacatgaaatacaacacaacacacacagcaacatgaactacaacacaacacacacagcaacatgaaatacaacacaacacacacagctacatgaactacaacacaacacacacagcaacatgaaatacaacacaacacacacagctacatgaactacaacacaacacacacagaaacatgaactacaacacaacacacacagctacatgaactacaacacaacacacacagctacatgaactacaacacaacacagacagcaacatgaactacaacaaaacacacacagcaacatgaactacaacactacacacagagctacatgaactacaacacaacacacacagctacatgaactacaacacaacacagacagcaacatgaactacaacactacacacagagcTACGTgatctacaacacaacacacacagcaacatgaaatacaacacaacacacacagctacatgaactacaacacaacacagacagcaacatgaactacaacacaacacacacagcaacatgaactacaacacaacacacacagctacatgaactacaacacaacacacacagcaacatgaactacaacacaacacacacagcaacatgaaatacaacacaacacacacagctacatgaactacaacacaacacacacagcaacatgaaatacaacacaacacacacagctacatgaactacaacacaacacacagagcaacatgaactacaacacaacacacagagcaacatgaactacaacacaacacacagagcaacatgaactacaacactacacacacagctacatgaactacaacactacacacacagctacatgaactacaacacaacacacacagctacatgaactacaacacaacacacagagctacatgaactacaacacaacacacagagctacatgaactacaacacaacacacacagaaacatgaactacaacacaacacacacagctacatgaactacaacacaacacagagagctacatgaactacagcacaacacacatagatacatgaactacaacacaacacacagagctacatgaactacaacacaacacacacagcaacatgaactacaacacaacacacagagctacatgaactacaacacaacacacacagctacatgaactacaacacaacacacacagcaacatgaactacaacacaacacacagagcaacatgaactacaacacaacacagagagctacatgaactacaacacaacacacatagatacatgaactacaacacagcacacag
The sequence above is drawn from the Cherax quadricarinatus isolate ZL_2023a unplaced genomic scaffold, ASM3850222v1 Contig393, whole genome shotgun sequence genome and encodes:
- the LOC138851354 gene encoding ficolin-2-like is translated as MQEEHMWTVFLVRRRQTPQVNFRRTWQDYKTGFGDPRGEYWLGNDNLHALTSGGHRYRLKVIATNLQGEQRSAVWETFSVADELNKYVLTLLFIMLYSSPAC